The uncultured Fretibacterium sp. genome includes a region encoding these proteins:
- a CDS encoding class I SAM-dependent methyltransferase, translating into MTGIDSVKKEFGDYQTPVSFAEEVCLLLKSKTDFVPDLILEPTCGVGNFLRAAAEYYPGVSMIGVDINSSSLERAAASLRGLPVRLIHENVFDFDFASDFASLKDGAGRILVLGNPPWVTNSGLSQLMGTNCPRKSNFKGLRGFEAITGKSNFDICEYIILDMLHQLKSKEVLLGMLCKTSVAYTVIQYLYNSGALPLSFVEMVHFNAKEVFGVAADACLLILMLDAQMRWEGTFKRSFMGGQTLRCSDSRCSESESLSAGFREGRFYTDLRIYDAGIDGDSCVEWRQGLKHDCAKVFELTLEEGGLKNGWGEVVSIEPELVYPLMKSSHVKRYVPGQPFETYVLVTQRSIGEPTDRIACCAPRAWSYLQRYAKLIGSRKSSIYKGSPPFSIFGIGAYSFVPYKVVLSGFYKEPLFRLVHACKPVMVDDTCYFIGFDNFDDAYVAECLLNSSEVRNFLRGIVDLSAKRPYSKKILGRIDFGKLTERLDYGTLKGQERSEQGAVLTEGMYHSFCEKYCRKDFVLNF; encoded by the coding sequence ATGACTGGGATCGATAGCGTTAAAAAGGAATTTGGCGATTACCAGACTCCGGTATCCTTTGCCGAAGAGGTTTGTCTTTTGTTAAAATCGAAAACAGACTTTGTGCCGGATCTTATTCTGGAGCCTACCTGTGGAGTGGGAAATTTTCTAAGGGCAGCCGCAGAATATTATCCCGGCGTTTCCATGATTGGGGTGGACATCAATTCCAGCTCCCTCGAGAGGGCGGCAGCATCTCTTCGAGGGCTCCCCGTTCGTCTTATTCATGAAAACGTCTTTGATTTTGACTTTGCCTCTGACTTTGCCTCCTTGAAGGACGGGGCAGGACGAATCCTGGTGCTTGGCAATCCTCCGTGGGTCACCAATAGCGGGCTTTCTCAGTTGATGGGCACAAATTGTCCTCGGAAAAGCAACTTTAAGGGACTCAGAGGGTTTGAAGCCATAACGGGCAAGTCCAATTTCGATATCTGCGAGTATATCATCCTCGACATGCTTCATCAGCTGAAATCAAAAGAAGTGCTTCTGGGGATGCTCTGTAAGACCTCGGTGGCCTATACTGTCATACAGTATCTTTATAACAGTGGAGCGCTCCCCCTCTCCTTTGTCGAGATGGTTCATTTCAACGCAAAAGAGGTTTTCGGAGTTGCCGCCGATGCCTGTCTGCTGATTTTAATGCTGGACGCACAGATGCGCTGGGAGGGAACCTTTAAACGTTCCTTTATGGGAGGACAGACTTTGAGGTGCTCGGATTCGAGGTGCTCGGAGTCGGAGAGTCTTTCTGCTGGATTTAGGGAGGGGCGTTTTTATACGGATCTTCGGATATATGATGCCGGGATTGATGGCGATAGCTGTGTGGAATGGCGGCAGGGGCTGAAACATGATTGTGCGAAGGTTTTTGAGCTGACTTTAGAGGAGGGGGGGTTGAAAAACGGCTGGGGAGAAGTCGTGTCCATTGAACCTGAGCTCGTTTACCCCCTCATGAAGAGCAGTCACGTAAAAAGGTATGTGCCGGGTCAGCCGTTTGAGACTTACGTCCTCGTAACCCAGCGTTCCATAGGAGAACCTACGGACAGGATTGCCTGCTGTGCACCGAGAGCTTGGAGTTATCTGCAAAGATACGCAAAACTTATAGGAAGCAGAAAAAGTTCCATTTACAAGGGATCGCCGCCATTTTCAATTTTTGGGATCGGCGCTTATTCCTTTGTCCCATACAAGGTGGTGCTTTCGGGGTTCTATAAGGAGCCCCTTTTCAGGCTGGTTCATGCCTGTAAACCTGTGATGGTGGATGATACCTGTTATTTTATTGGATTTGATAATTTTGATGATGCGTATGTTGCGGAGTGCCTCCTCAACTCCAGCGAGGTCAGGAATTTTTTGCGAGGCATTGTAGACCTGTCGGCGAAGCGTCCCTACTCTAAAAAGATCCTGGGGCGGATAGATTTCGGAAAACTGACGGAGCGTCTTGACTATGGAACGTTGAAGGGGCAGGAAAGATCGGAGCAGGGGGCTGTTTTGACGGAGGGGATGTATCATTCTTTTTGCGAGAAATATTGTCGCAAAGACTTTGTGCTAAATTTCTAG
- a CDS encoding type II secretion system F family protein has product MPYFNYSGYDAKGKQTKGTIEASSSVQAVERLTERGVVVVDVAVAEERKRAQAVRPLSLEAHIFFCRSLASYLKSGLPLADSLKIMARQTRDKHMSAAFASLLSAVEGGKKFHAALSESGAFRESLWRVVESGEQSGSLISVLEQAAGQFKLEDGLRRKIRSAMTYPLVMAVVGVGVVGFMLTYVVPKIAALFEDMHQTLPLPTRILIAMSSFLTSYGLWLVLALLLLWLWMKRSGRKPSLPFMRGVRERLTLALVTSHLSTLLRSGIPLVQALRMTSSMDARPQRWLDAAELVKAGHRFDRALEKQGFPEEIVVVIRVGEMGGELAEALSNVSEQCREIAQARMERISTLMEPAMVLILGFSVGFIVLAILTPVFDLAGIVK; this is encoded by the coding sequence ATGCCGTATTTCAATTACTCGGGCTACGACGCGAAGGGGAAGCAGACGAAGGGCACGATCGAGGCGTCGTCCTCGGTCCAGGCGGTGGAGCGCCTGACGGAGCGTGGCGTCGTGGTGGTGGACGTGGCCGTGGCCGAGGAGCGCAAGCGGGCCCAGGCGGTCCGGCCGCTCTCGCTCGAGGCGCACATCTTCTTCTGCCGCAGCCTGGCATCCTATCTGAAGTCGGGACTGCCCCTGGCGGACTCCCTGAAGATCATGGCGCGCCAGACCCGCGACAAGCACATGAGCGCCGCGTTCGCGTCGCTGCTCTCGGCCGTGGAGGGCGGCAAGAAGTTTCACGCGGCCCTCTCGGAGAGCGGCGCGTTTCGGGAGAGCCTGTGGCGCGTCGTGGAGTCGGGCGAGCAGAGCGGATCGCTGATCTCGGTCCTGGAGCAGGCGGCCGGCCAGTTCAAGCTGGAGGACGGACTGAGGCGCAAGATACGGAGCGCCATGACCTATCCCCTCGTCATGGCGGTGGTCGGGGTCGGGGTCGTCGGCTTCATGCTGACCTACGTCGTCCCGAAGATCGCCGCCCTGTTCGAGGACATGCACCAGACGCTGCCGCTGCCGACCCGCATCCTGATAGCCATGTCGTCCTTTCTGACCTCCTACGGGCTCTGGCTGGTCCTGGCGCTGTTGCTGCTCTGGCTCTGGATGAAACGCAGCGGAAGGAAGCCGAGCCTGCCCTTCATGCGGGGCGTCCGCGAACGGCTGACCCTGGCACTGGTGACGTCGCACCTGTCCACGCTGCTGCGTTCGGGGATTCCACTGGTCCAGGCGCTTCGGATGACGTCCTCGATGGACGCGCGCCCGCAGCGCTGGCTGGACGCGGCGGAGCTGGTCAAGGCGGGGCACCGCTTCGATCGCGCGCTGGAAAAGCAGGGGTTCCCGGAGGAGATCGTCGTCGTCATCCGGGTGGGCGAGATGGGGGGCGAGCTCGCGGAGGCGCTCTCCAACGTGTCGGAGCAGTGCCGGGAGATCGCCCAGGCCAGGATGGAGCGGATATCGACGCTGATGGAGCCGGCGATGGTGCTGATCCTGGGATTCTCGGTGGGGTTCATCGTGCTGGCGATATTGACGCCGGTGTTCGACCTGGCGGGGATCGTGAAATAA
- a CDS encoding ATPase, T2SS/T4P/T4SS family gives MSAPETLKEPEALREEARPLSPAEAAPAADETLPPLPEASAVSELLPEGMGLDVLRSGRIVPLRVEDGVLIVGASELAAWPRAQMLGVALGFPVDLELRTEKEVSDLLHTLYDLRSVAADEAAKRMEGIDDIDDLSREDVLSDSVDVPVIRLVNGLFVDALKQRATDIHVEPYEDEVLVRFRVDGVLQDRLRLPRTHQAPLTSRIKVMAKMDIAEHMAPQDGRIGITLGDRAVDVRVGLVPTQHGERMAMRLLDKGHGLLTLEDLGMEENERAVLEGLIRRPHGMILFTGPTGSGKSTSLYAILQALARPEVNIITVEDPVEYALPGVAQIQVNEKAGVTFASALRSILRQDPDIVMIGEMRDFETAHIGVQASLTGHLVLSTLHTNDSIGAIVRLVDMGIEPYLAASCMIGTVAQRLARRLCPHCRHEVEPPALMAKQGLERAWAPTGCPECHGTGYRGRIGLYEQFVVDEVVQEAFVNGASASKLREVARGNGFRTLWEIGLSAVAQGKTSPEELVRVAGED, from the coding sequence ATGTCCGCCCCGGAGACCCTGAAGGAGCCGGAGGCCCTGAGGGAGGAGGCCCGGCCTCTTTCTCCCGCCGAGGCGGCCCCGGCCGCCGACGAAACCCTTCCCCCGCTGCCGGAGGCCTCCGCGGTTTCGGAGCTCCTGCCGGAGGGCATGGGGCTCGACGTGCTGCGCTCCGGGCGGATCGTCCCGCTTCGGGTCGAGGACGGGGTGCTGATCGTCGGCGCGTCGGAGCTCGCGGCGTGGCCGCGCGCCCAGATGCTCGGGGTGGCGCTGGGGTTCCCGGTGGACCTGGAGCTGCGGACCGAGAAGGAGGTCTCGGACCTGCTCCACACGCTCTACGACCTGCGCAGCGTCGCGGCGGACGAGGCCGCGAAGAGGATGGAGGGGATCGACGACATCGACGATCTGAGCCGTGAGGACGTGCTGAGCGACTCGGTGGACGTGCCGGTCATCCGCCTGGTGAACGGCCTCTTCGTCGATGCACTCAAGCAGCGTGCCACGGACATCCATGTGGAGCCCTACGAGGACGAGGTCCTGGTCCGCTTTCGGGTCGACGGGGTCCTCCAGGACCGGCTTCGCCTGCCGCGGACGCACCAGGCGCCCCTGACGAGCCGCATCAAGGTCATGGCCAAGATGGATATCGCGGAGCACATGGCGCCCCAGGACGGCCGCATCGGCATCACCCTGGGCGACCGAGCCGTGGACGTCCGCGTGGGGCTCGTCCCCACCCAGCACGGCGAACGCATGGCCATGCGCCTTCTGGACAAGGGGCATGGCCTGCTGACCCTCGAGGACCTGGGGATGGAGGAGAACGAGCGCGCCGTCCTGGAGGGCCTGATTCGGCGGCCCCACGGGATGATCCTCTTCACGGGTCCCACGGGCTCGGGAAAATCGACGAGCCTCTACGCCATCCTTCAGGCGCTGGCGCGGCCGGAGGTCAACATCATCACGGTGGAGGACCCGGTGGAGTACGCGCTGCCCGGCGTGGCTCAGATCCAGGTGAACGAGAAGGCGGGCGTGACCTTCGCCTCGGCGCTGCGCTCCATCCTGCGTCAGGACCCGGACATCGTCATGATCGGGGAGATGCGCGACTTCGAGACGGCGCACATCGGCGTGCAGGCGTCCCTGACCGGGCACCTGGTGCTCTCGACGCTCCACACGAACGACTCCATCGGGGCGATCGTCCGCCTGGTGGACATGGGCATCGAGCCCTACCTTGCCGCGAGCTGCATGATCGGAACGGTGGCCCAGCGCCTGGCGCGCCGCCTGTGCCCGCACTGCCGGCACGAGGTGGAGCCGCCCGCGCTGATGGCCAAGCAGGGCCTGGAACGGGCCTGGGCGCCCACGGGGTGCCCGGAGTGTCACGGCACGGGCTATCGGGGCCGGATCGGCCTCTATGAACAGTTCGTCGTGGACGAGGTGGTGCAGGAGGCCTTCGTGAACGGCGCCTCGGCCTCGAAGCTGCGGGAGGTGGCGCGCGGGAACGGGTTCCGCACCCTTTGGGAGATCGGCCTGTCGGCCGTCGCCCAGGGCAAGACCTCTCCCGAGGAGCTGGTCCGCGTGGCCGGCGAGGATTAG
- the gspD gene encoding type II secretion system secretin GspD codes for MKKIHGKLLLALLTLSLLGGLCPAVVLAAPEEGGPGAAQPSDSEERDLIVAAQAMRKAGLVQFNFKDMELVKFVRFMSELLQENIIVPPNISAKITIISPRPSSLSEARQIMLSTLQMYGFSLQNMGSYSIVRQGGISPSPDVERGKGGPGYGEETVTYIFPLDYVTVESVVQALQQAFAQTVVVLPVGNGRDVMLQGRATDVNKGVDLLRKLDTPSSARVSRTFSLKFGDAATVAAQLNAIAQTGGPLQGLSAVADPMSRKVVVVGDRGAISRAATIVKELDVDSKAGDFHVYKLKNIDAEAAAEQLGKVLAASAMLQPNQEGKYPPTVVPDLTTNSLIFAATQRQYDALKKVLAEIDVQAKQVLIRGFIAEVNVTNLNRAGIDWSIVGGQIWDNVMLGGMGQLGEGSIPSQFMGWFSELSKKQELIERNGSTYSVTNYKPLALVYSTIEMLKKYDAVNVLSVPRLMCTDNRESAFQVGQVIPVLKGSTSDLSNPGALQQNFDYKDTGLTLTVTPHIRSGNVVALDIKQTTEDVLTATGSVTPVTAKREVKTSVIVGDGETIILGGIVKETEKSLRRRVPGLSYIPLIGSLFQKVSKEKEKIDFIIFLTPQIITDSRQMRQATLQAAGVPLSDDLTFTVPVSSDRDLELSPVETEVDRRFRDLYRDSLKRR; via the coding sequence GTGAAAAAAATTCATGGAAAGCTTTTGTTGGCGCTGCTGACGCTGTCCCTGCTGGGGGGGCTTTGTCCCGCCGTGGTCCTGGCGGCCCCGGAGGAGGGCGGCCCGGGCGCGGCTCAGCCCTCGGACTCGGAGGAGAGGGACCTGATCGTCGCGGCTCAGGCCATGCGCAAGGCCGGGCTGGTGCAGTTCAACTTCAAGGACATGGAGCTGGTGAAGTTCGTCCGGTTCATGTCGGAGTTGCTCCAGGAGAACATCATCGTGCCCCCGAACATCTCGGCGAAGATCACCATCATCTCGCCCCGTCCCTCCTCGCTGAGCGAGGCGCGGCAGATCATGCTGTCCACCCTGCAGATGTACGGGTTCTCGCTGCAGAATATGGGGTCCTACTCCATCGTGCGGCAGGGCGGGATCAGCCCGTCACCCGACGTGGAGCGCGGCAAGGGCGGCCCTGGGTACGGAGAGGAGACGGTGACCTACATCTTCCCACTGGACTACGTGACCGTGGAGTCGGTCGTCCAGGCGCTCCAGCAGGCATTTGCCCAGACCGTCGTGGTCTTGCCCGTGGGCAACGGGCGCGATGTGATGCTGCAGGGGCGGGCGACGGATGTCAACAAGGGCGTGGACCTCCTGCGCAAGCTGGACACCCCCTCCAGCGCGCGGGTGAGCCGGACCTTCTCCCTGAAGTTCGGGGACGCGGCGACGGTGGCCGCGCAGCTCAACGCCATCGCCCAGACGGGCGGCCCGCTCCAGGGGCTCTCCGCGGTGGCGGACCCCATGAGCCGGAAGGTCGTCGTCGTCGGGGACCGGGGGGCCATCTCCCGCGCCGCGACGATCGTCAAGGAGCTGGACGTGGACTCCAAGGCGGGCGACTTTCACGTCTACAAGCTGAAGAACATCGACGCGGAGGCGGCGGCCGAGCAGCTGGGCAAGGTCCTGGCCGCCTCGGCGATGCTCCAGCCGAACCAGGAGGGCAAGTACCCCCCGACGGTCGTGCCCGACCTGACGACCAACAGCCTGATCTTCGCGGCGACCCAGAGACAGTACGACGCCCTGAAGAAGGTGCTGGCGGAGATCGACGTCCAGGCCAAGCAGGTGCTGATCCGCGGCTTTATCGCGGAGGTCAACGTGACGAACCTGAACCGTGCGGGGATCGACTGGTCCATCGTCGGCGGCCAGATCTGGGACAACGTCATGCTGGGCGGCATGGGCCAGCTGGGCGAGGGCTCCATCCCCTCCCAGTTCATGGGCTGGTTCTCGGAGCTCTCCAAGAAGCAGGAGCTGATCGAGCGCAACGGCTCCACCTATTCCGTCACGAACTACAAGCCGCTGGCGCTGGTCTACTCCACGATAGAGATGCTGAAGAAGTACGACGCGGTGAACGTCCTCTCCGTGCCGCGCCTGATGTGCACGGACAACCGGGAGAGCGCGTTCCAGGTGGGGCAGGTCATCCCGGTGCTGAAGGGCTCCACGTCGGACCTCTCGAACCCCGGCGCGCTCCAGCAGAACTTCGACTACAAGGACACGGGCCTGACCCTGACGGTGACGCCCCACATCCGCAGCGGCAACGTCGTGGCGCTCGACATCAAGCAGACGACGGAGGACGTCCTGACCGCCACGGGCTCGGTGACCCCCGTGACGGCGAAGCGCGAGGTCAAGACCTCGGTGATCGTGGGCGACGGGGAGACCATCATCCTGGGCGGCATCGTCAAGGAGACGGAGAAGTCCCTGCGGCGGCGCGTCCCAGGGCTCTCCTACATCCCGCTGATCGGCAGCCTGTTCCAGAAGGTCTCTAAGGAGAAGGAGAAGATCGACTTCATCATCTTCCTGACGCCACAGATCATCACGGACTCCCGCCAGATGCGGCAGGCGACCCTCCAGGCGGCGGGCGTCCCCTTGTCGGACGACCTGACCTTCACCGTGCCCGTCAGCTCCGACCGGGACCTCGAGCTGAGCCCCGTGGAGACGGAGGTCGACCGCCGATTCCGCGACCTCTACCGGGACAGCCTCAAGAGGCGTTGA
- a CDS encoding type II secretion system protein — MVSRRAFTLMEVLVAVAIAGLVISAGFRLIALSLRSLAEVRLERELAVAARSIWLEFRTKEDMPDKGEKDGVSWETELDSVPVVGDMELPFKRVRVTLRGRSMVLYLPQ; from the coding sequence TTGGTTTCGCGCCGCGCTTTCACGCTGATGGAGGTGCTGGTCGCCGTGGCGATTGCGGGGCTCGTGATCTCGGCGGGGTTTCGGCTGATCGCGCTGTCGCTGCGCTCCCTGGCGGAGGTCCGTCTGGAGCGGGAGCTCGCCGTGGCGGCCCGGAGCATCTGGCTCGAGTTCCGCACGAAGGAGGACATGCCGGACAAGGGCGAGAAGGACGGAGTCTCCTGGGAGACGGAGCTCGACTCCGTGCCCGTTGTGGGCGACATGGAACTGCCCTTCAAGAGGGTCCGGGTGACCCTGCGGGGGCGCTCGATGGTCCTGTACCTGCCGCAGTAG
- the gspC gene encoding type II secretion system protein GspC, with amino-acid sequence MSANLLSGIKGGLGGAWARLRRGGRRGAPAAPGRPGSEGGRLYALWLWVLPLLLGLALGWLASVCIGIGLDRSGGAKGPAPAASAGASDETARQMKRMDDFLSANPFRISPMVTAPEPVARSADVVVTGSLATAVLRGTLPRAGAWLEDKGKLRLVLVGTSFDVYTLRWVTYREAVFVRGEERVVKRLLYGEPGHSPAAVARASDAAPANVPVGSVVAAKPGEQEGQVPSGLVNDLVQNPFDELKKIRLRPMDGEAGLEIQWIQEDSILSQLGVRKGDVIKSVNGIPFTNMGDIANSINSLMNSERFDVEVTRDGKPTALRYVVH; translated from the coding sequence GTGAGCGCGAATCTGCTGAGCGGCATCAAGGGCGGTCTTGGCGGCGCGTGGGCGCGCCTGCGTCGAGGAGGGCGCCGTGGTGCTCCTGCGGCCCCCGGACGGCCAGGGTCGGAGGGGGGGAGGCTCTATGCTCTGTGGCTGTGGGTCCTGCCCCTGCTCCTGGGCCTGGCCTTGGGCTGGCTGGCGTCGGTCTGCATCGGCATCGGGCTGGACCGCTCCGGCGGGGCGAAGGGGCCCGCTCCGGCAGCCTCGGCCGGGGCCTCCGATGAGACGGCGAGGCAGATGAAGCGGATGGACGACTTCCTTTCGGCGAACCCGTTCCGCATCTCGCCGATGGTCACGGCGCCGGAGCCGGTCGCGAGGAGCGCCGACGTCGTGGTCACGGGGTCGCTGGCGACCGCCGTGCTGCGCGGCACGCTTCCCCGCGCCGGGGCGTGGCTGGAGGACAAGGGAAAGCTGAGGCTGGTGCTCGTCGGCACGAGTTTCGACGTCTACACCCTCAGGTGGGTGACCTACCGCGAGGCGGTCTTCGTCAGGGGGGAGGAGCGCGTTGTCAAGCGGCTCCTTTACGGGGAGCCGGGCCACTCCCCCGCGGCGGTTGCGCGCGCTTCGGACGCCGCTCCGGCAAACGTCCCGGTGGGCAGCGTCGTGGCGGCCAAGCCCGGAGAGCAGGAGGGGCAGGTGCCCAGCGGGCTCGTCAACGATCTGGTGCAGAACCCGTTCGACGAGCTCAAGAAGATCCGCCTGAGGCCGATGGACGGGGAGGCGGGGCTCGAGATCCAGTGGATCCAGGAGGACAGTATCCTGAGCCAGCTGGGCGTGCGGAAGGGCGATGTGATCAAGTCCGTCAACGGCATTCCCTTCACCAACATGGGGGACATCGCGAACTCCATCAACTCCCTGATGAACAGCGAGCGCTTCGACGTCGAGGTGACGCGGGACGGGAAGCCGACCGCGCTGCGGTACGTCGTGCACTGA
- the gspL gene encoding type II secretion system protein GspL gives MNVILKGNSDFENIDLHRVAGGALRRVSAVPPSRRVRRAAVLVPMRSLSVSPFSFPFGSVARVREALRLQTLPFLSCAPAGGMELFPTVLERAPRSSTGVVWYASAAELDFPEPPAGLSTLVWPAPLPLVSQVGGTGVTLWADEENLCSLLWSEGRPVLCRWRSRSAGSAESEFAWYDRYCRAQELERGASFVLDATDPVSLEALGGIVRESLARYPWIGTVNLSRTALEGAVGLERSVRLLTRVAGWALLLGMLVLTGGVLKWYQARGGAEAARLRSEALYREAFDAERTGRIANPVTLARDRIAELRGNDAEGRSLEDVLAELGSVFSENPSMDVTLDVLRYNAEGLDCTGSAPDMSTVLTFRKAWEGRSALSQLDNTQSVPGLGYRFDLRVRW, from the coding sequence ATGAACGTGATTCTGAAGGGGAACTCCGATTTCGAGAACATCGACCTCCATCGCGTGGCGGGCGGTGCGCTGCGGCGCGTCTCCGCCGTGCCCCCGTCCCGCCGCGTCCGGCGGGCCGCGGTCCTCGTCCCGATGCGCTCGCTCTCCGTCTCGCCCTTCTCGTTTCCGTTTGGGAGCGTGGCGCGGGTCCGGGAAGCGCTGCGGCTCCAGACCCTGCCCTTTTTGTCCTGCGCCCCGGCGGGCGGTATGGAGCTCTTTCCGACGGTGCTGGAGCGGGCGCCCCGCAGCAGCACCGGGGTGGTCTGGTATGCCTCGGCCGCAGAACTCGATTTCCCGGAGCCGCCCGCCGGCCTTTCGACGCTCGTCTGGCCCGCGCCCCTGCCCCTCGTCTCGCAGGTCGGCGGAACAGGCGTGACCCTCTGGGCGGACGAGGAGAACCTCTGCTCCCTGCTGTGGAGCGAAGGGCGCCCTGTCCTCTGCCGCTGGCGTTCCCGGTCCGCGGGAAGCGCGGAATCCGAGTTCGCCTGGTACGACCGTTATTGCCGGGCCCAGGAGCTGGAGAGGGGCGCTTCCTTCGTCCTGGACGCGACGGACCCGGTGAGCTTGGAGGCCCTGGGCGGGATCGTCCGGGAGAGCCTGGCCCGCTATCCGTGGATCGGGACGGTGAATCTGTCCCGGACGGCGCTGGAGGGGGCGGTGGGGCTCGAGCGGTCCGTTCGTCTCCTGACCCGCGTGGCCGGGTGGGCCCTTCTTCTGGGCATGCTGGTGCTGACGGGGGGCGTTCTCAAGTGGTACCAGGCCCGGGGCGGCGCCGAGGCGGCGCGTCTGCGGTCGGAGGCCCTGTATCGGGAGGCGTTCGACGCCGAGCGGACGGGCCGGATCGCGAACCCCGTCACGCTGGCGCGCGACCGCATCGCCGAGCTGCGGGGGAACGACGCGGAGGGACGGAGCCTGGAGGACGTTCTGGCGGAGCTCGGGTCCGTCTTCTCGGAGAACCCCAGCATGGACGTGACCCTCGACGTGCTGCGCTATAATGCGGAGGGCTTGGACTGCACCGGTTCGGCCCCGGACATGAGCACCGTGCTGACCTTCCGCAAGGCCTGGGAGGGCCGGTCGGCCCTGTCGCAGCTGGACAATACGCAGAGCGTCCCCGGCCTGGGGTATCGCTTCGACCTCAGGGTGCGATGGTGA
- a CDS encoding type II secretion system protein GspK yields MLISVLMLGVLLISCASAFAWFVRLQVRSALRERVALTNRSMAQVLTASVIGAVSKLSKETDADSPLQEWYKPFLLPADNMGLWAVRVLPLDDKIPVRSLFLPDKNTVRGEMKRPWEDLWQKMGRRELAVVALDFMDANDKARVGGAERGSFINRPPLDISEFLLLEEVTPELLGGAPGRPGLADFCTVWSGGKVNLNVAPQRVLELLPGLDGGLAGRVVEYRRRNVIRSLNDLQKIPGFSPKVSTMLTNVAGCKSRYFSLHIEFLEESAGGTAFDIVFDRSDERIVRWEEL; encoded by the coding sequence GTGCTGATCTCGGTGCTGATGTTGGGGGTCCTGCTCATCTCGTGCGCTTCGGCCTTCGCGTGGTTCGTCCGTCTCCAGGTCCGCAGCGCCCTCCGGGAGCGCGTTGCGCTGACGAACCGCAGTATGGCGCAGGTGCTTACGGCCTCCGTGATCGGCGCGGTCTCCAAGCTGTCCAAGGAGACCGACGCGGACAGCCCGCTCCAGGAGTGGTACAAGCCGTTTCTCCTGCCCGCGGACAACATGGGGCTCTGGGCGGTTCGGGTGTTGCCGCTCGACGACAAGATCCCCGTCCGCAGCCTCTTCCTGCCGGACAAGAACACCGTCCGGGGCGAGATGAAGCGTCCCTGGGAGGACCTCTGGCAGAAGATGGGGCGCCGGGAGCTGGCTGTTGTCGCGCTGGACTTCATGGACGCGAACGACAAGGCCCGGGTCGGCGGTGCGGAGCGCGGGAGCTTCATCAACCGCCCGCCGCTCGACATCTCGGAGTTCCTGCTGTTGGAGGAGGTGACCCCCGAGCTCCTTGGCGGAGCCCCCGGGCGTCCGGGTCTGGCCGACTTCTGCACGGTCTGGAGCGGGGGCAAGGTCAACCTGAACGTCGCGCCGCAACGGGTCCTGGAGCTCCTGCCCGGACTGGATGGGGGGCTGGCGGGTCGGGTGGTGGAGTACCGGAGGCGGAACGTCATCAGGAGCCTGAACGACCTGCAGAAGATCCCGGGCTTCTCTCCGAAGGTCTCCACGATGCTGACCAACGTCGCGGGCTGCAAGAGCCGCTATTTCTCGCTCCATATCGAGTTCCTGGAGGAGTCCGCGGGAGGGACGGCCTTCGACATCGTCTTCGACAGGTCGGACGAAAGAATCGTCCGTTGGGAGGAGTTATGA
- a CDS encoding type II secretion system protein, which yields MRRRGFTLIEILVVVLLAGMVTTLALAPVVFTVRRVVETQADYSDAGALERTLAFIGKDAAAALRLAPIAVKVEDHRALGGAEDDVLLVASTAPAKQNLPAGCLVYRIDRGGPMRGDTPSGLYRWLLPGKDIAKIDAAKLRGETGQLVLPGVTAFGVEAVAGSEREKEYEGGLPAGLVVTLARGKDKDEERLEHVFVYP from the coding sequence TTGAGGCGGAGGGGCTTCACGCTCATCGAGATCCTCGTCGTCGTCCTGCTTGCTGGAATGGTGACGACGCTGGCCCTGGCCCCGGTGGTGTTCACGGTTCGGCGCGTCGTCGAGACGCAGGCCGACTACTCCGACGCCGGGGCGCTTGAGCGTACGCTCGCCTTCATCGGGAAGGACGCCGCGGCCGCCCTGCGGCTGGCGCCCATTGCGGTGAAGGTAGAGGATCACCGCGCCCTCGGGGGCGCGGAGGACGACGTGCTTCTTGTGGCGAGCACCGCGCCGGCAAAGCAGAACCTCCCGGCGGGCTGCCTGGTCTACAGGATCGACCGCGGCGGGCCGATGCGTGGGGATACCCCGTCCGGCCTCTACCGCTGGCTGCTGCCGGGGAAGGACATCGCCAAGATCGATGCCGCCAAGCTGCGGGGCGAGACGGGGCAGCTGGTCCTGCCCGGCGTGACGGCCTTCGGTGTGGAGGCGGTCGCGGGGTCGGAGCGGGAAAAGGAGTACGAGGGCGGGCTCCCCGCGGGGCTGGTCGTGACCCTCGCCAGGGGCAAGGACAAGGACGAGGAGCGGCTCGAACATGTCTTCGTGTACCCGTAA